The Plasmodium knowlesi strain H genome assembly, chromosome: 14 genome has a segment encoding these proteins:
- a CDS encoding ATP synthase subunit beta, mitochondrial, putative, whose translation MHRFRWMRNTPLRRYAQLGSQLGGKVGTKVSGKTDCAMNASPLCRHFSSSESANLKKNPATTSKGTDSTAASKRENKGSSTRMGKISQVIGAVVDVEFEDTPPSILNALETDLDDKKIILEVAQHLGNKVVRTIAMDATDGLVRGQKVVDSGRPISVPVGKETLGRIMNVIGEPIDECGDIKCKKTLPIHREPPLFTDQSTEPALLITGIKVVDLIAPYAKGGKIGLFGGAGVGKTVLIMELINNVAKKHGGYSVFAGVGERTREGNDLYHEMITTGVIKKKKIGNGEYDFNGSKAALVYGQMNEPPGARARVALTGLTVAEYFRDEENQDVLLFVDNIYRFTQAGSEVSALLGRIPSAVGYQPTLSTDLGALQERITTTKNGSITSVQAVYVPADDLTDPAPATTFSHLDATTVLSRSIAELGIYPAVDPLDSTSRMLTPDIVGAEQYEVARNVQQILQDYKSLQDIIAILGIDELSEQDKLTVARARKVQRFLSQPFAVAEVFTGKPGRFVELEDTIKGFSELLKGNCDDLPEMAFYMVGDLEEVKSKAVEMAKQVS comes from the coding sequence ATGCACCGGTTCAGGTGGATGCGGAATACGCCGCTCAGGCGTTATGCCCAGTTGGGTAGCCAATTGGGGGGTAAAGTGGGCACAAAAGTTAGCGGCAAAACGGATTGCGCAATGAACGCCTCCCCTCTCTGTAGACATTTCTCCAGTAGCGAAAGTGCCAACCTTAAGAAAAACCCAGCGACGACATCCAAAGGTACAGATTCCACCGCCGCaagtaaaagagaaaataaaggaagtaGCACCaggatgggaaaaatatCGCAAGTTATAGGAGCCGTGGTGGATGTTGAATTTGAGGACACCCCTCCGTCCATTTTAAATGCACTTGAAACAGATCTggacgataaaaaaataattctagAAGTTGCGCAACATTTAGGAAATAAGGTAGTGAGAACGATAGCCATGGATGCAACGGATGGATTGGTGAGAGGACAGAAAGTTGTAGATAGTGGTAGGCCAATATCAGTACCGGTAGGGAAAGAAACTCTGGGTAGGATAATGAACGTGATTGGAGAACCTATAGATGAATGCGGAGACAttaaatgcaaaaaaacCTTACCCATTCATAGAGAACCACCATTATTCACAGACCAGAGTACCGAACCTGCACTCCTAATTACAGGCATTAAGGTAGTCGATCTGATCGCACCATATGCTAAGGGGGGTAAAATTGGTTTATTCGGGGGAGCAGGAGTGGGGAAAACTGTATTAATTATGGAGTTAATTAATAACGTAGCGAAAAAACATGGTGGATATTCTGTGTTTGCTGGAGTAGGTGAAAGAACAAGAGAAGGGAATGATCTGTACCATGAGATGATAACAACTGgagttattaaaaaaaaaaaaattggaaatggAGAATATGATTTTAATGGATCAAAAGCTGCTTTGGTATATGGTCAGATGAATGAACCTCCAGGAGCTCGTGCAAGAGTTGCCCTCACTGGTTTAACTGTGGCCGAATATTTCAGAGATGAAGAAAACCAAGATGTGTTACTTTTTGTagataatatatatagattTACACAGGCAGGTTCGGAAGTGTCAGCTTTGTTAGGTCGTATACCTTCAGCTGTTGGATACCAACCCACGTTATCCACTGATTTAGGAGCTCTACAGGAAAGAATTACCACCACGAAAAATGGATCCATTACATCTGTTCAGGCTGTGTATGTACCTGCAGATGATTTAACAGATCCTGCACCTGCAACGACCTTTTCTCATCTGGATGCAACGACCGTTTTGTCTAGATCCATAGCTGAGTTAGGTATTTACCCTGCTGTCGACCCTTTGGATTCCACCTCCCGTATGTTAACACCAGATATTGTTGGTGCAGAGCAGTACGAAGTCGCTAGAAATGTACAACAAATCTTACAGGATTATAAATCATTACAGGATATCATTGCCATTTTAGGTATAGACGAACTCTCCGAACAGGATAAACTAACCGTCGCCAGGGCAAGAAAGGTGCAGAGATTTTTGTCTCAACCTTTCGCTGTGGCTGAAGTATTTACGGGTAAGCCCGGTAGATTCGTAGAGTTGGAAGACACCATCAAAGGATTTTCGGAGTTGCTCAAGGGCAACTGTGACGACCTACCCGAAATGGCCTTCTATATGGTGGGCGACCTGGAGGAAGTGAAATCCAAGGCGGTGGAAATGGCCAAGCAGGTTTCGTGA